A window of Fibrobacter sp. UBA4297 contains these coding sequences:
- a CDS encoding acyltransferase has product MLHLIHKIFRKVFPLKNNVYYFKSGGGRLGKNCEIFPDVFFGSEPYLIEIGDNVRISYGVKFATHDGGVWTLRKNGILVDADVFGMIKIGDNCNIGWNAIILPGVTIGKNCVVGAGAIVTKDVPDNSVVAGCPARVIESLNEYRKKVEKKCVMTKHMNWIEKKAFLMDYFHINN; this is encoded by the coding sequence ATGCTGCATTTGATCCATAAAATATTTCGGAAAGTATTTCCCTTAAAAAATAATGTCTATTACTTTAAGTCGGGGGGGGGGCGCCTTGGGAAAAATTGTGAAATTTTTCCAGATGTGTTTTTTGGATCAGAACCCTATCTTATTGAAATAGGAGATAACGTAAGAATTTCTTACGGCGTAAAATTTGCTACACACGATGGAGGCGTGTGGACCTTAAGAAAGAATGGTATACTTGTGGATGCCGACGTCTTTGGAATGATAAAGATTGGGGATAATTGTAATATCGGATGGAACGCCATCATTTTACCGGGTGTTACAATTGGTAAGAACTGTGTTGTCGGAGCAGGAGCTATTGTAACGAAAGATGTTCCTGATAATTCTGTAGTTGCAGGATGCCCAGCAAGAGTTATTGAGTCTCTTAATGAATATCGTAAAAAAGTTGAGAAAAAATGTGTAATGACAAAACATATGAATTGGATTGAAAAGAAAGCTTTTCTAATGGATTATTTTCATATAAATAACTGA